GTCTGGTGCGCAAGCTGAAGGCCGTCGGTGCCGATATCGAGCGCGTGTCCGAATAGGCACCGATCCGGAAGGGGGATAGACCTTCTGGCCGGACTTTCTGGACAGACTTTCTGGACGGGCAGACCTGCCCGTCTATCTTTGCGGCAGCAGATCAATGGACGGAGGCGACTATGGCGGATGCAAGATTCGAGGACGGGGCGGAACGCGCCTTGGCTTTGCGGGCGGAGACGGCCGAAGACCTGCCGGTGATTTCCGCGCTGGTGCAGGATTGTGTCTTGCCGGTGACCGAGATCCGCTATGATCGCGCCCGTCGCCAACTGGCGCTGCTGGTCAATCGTTTCCGCTGGGAAGATCGTGCCGCCGCCGAAGCCGATGGGCGCGCCTATGAGCGGGTGCAATCGCTTCTGGTGGTGTCCGAAGTGCTGGCCGTGCGTTCGCAAGGGGTGGACCGGGCCGAGAAAGATCTGGTGCTCTCGATCCTAGATCTGGTCTGGACCCCTGCGGAGGATGGCGCGGGCGAGCTGGTGCTGACCTTGGCAGGGGATGGCGCGATTGCGGTTTCTGTCGAGGCATTGGCCGTGGATTTGCGCGATGTGACCAAGCCTTACAAGGCTGTCTCGGGCAAGGTGCCGCAGCACCGTGACGATGGCATGTAAGGGCTGTTCGGCAGTCGGGGATCTGCGGTCGGGGATCTGCGGGCGGGGAGCTTCGGGGGATGTCACGTTGGCTGTGCATCTGACGGGCGGCATCTGACTGCGTGAACGGCATTATATCGCGCTCGCGCTGGCCTTGACCATTGCGCGGCTCTTCTGGAGGACGATCAAAGATCCTTTCCCGCCACAGTAGGAGCGTCCGGGCCGTCTTCCTGCGTCGTTACAAAAGTTTCACTGGTTGCAGGTCCATATTTCGCATATCCACGAAATATGGAAAAAGAGATTGCAGAAATTCTCGCCGTTTTGGGCCATCCGCAGCGGCTTGCGGTGTTCCGTCTTCTGACGCGCCGCTATCCCGATCAGTTGCCCGCAGGCGAGATCGGGCAGATCCTCGGGTTGCGGCCCAGCACGCTTTCGGCCTATCTTGCCGCGCTGATGCAGACGGGGCTTTTGGCGAAAGAGCGGGTGGGGACGTCGCTTCTTTACCGCATCGAGATGGAGGTCGTGCAGACCACTTTCGGATTTCTGCTGGATGACTGCTGTCGCGGGCGGGTGTCGGACTGTCTGTCTTTGGCCCCCCGCAAGCCTGCGCGCCGGTATCGGGTGCTGTTTGTCTGCACCGGCAATTCCGCGCGCTCGATCTTTGCCGAAGCCCTGTTGCGCGAGCTGGGGGCAGACCGTTTCGAGGTGCAT
The sequence above is drawn from the Thioclava sp. GXIMD4216 genome and encodes:
- a CDS encoding DUF2948 family protein, with amino-acid sequence MADARFEDGAERALALRAETAEDLPVISALVQDCVLPVTEIRYDRARRQLALLVNRFRWEDRAAAEADGRAYERVQSLLVVSEVLAVRSQGVDRAEKDLVLSILDLVWTPAEDGAGELVLTLAGDGAIAVSVEALAVDLRDVTKPYKAVSGKVPQHRDDGM
- a CDS encoding ArsR family transcriptional regulator, which encodes MEKEIAEILAVLGHPQRLAVFRLLTRRYPDQLPAGEIGQILGLRPSTLSAYLAALMQTGLLAKERVGTSLLYRIEMEVVQTTFGFLLDDCCRGRVSDCLSLAPRKPARRYRVLFVCTGNSARSIFAEALLRELGADRFEVHSAGTHPGSMINPQTVTLLQQQCHDVGGLFSKDLGSLADEPPFDFVFTVCDLAANEDCPALPGRPVSGHWGVPDPVARAAQARSPAEAALAFREAYGALRRRIEAFIALPLESLDRLAVQRAVDDIARREGH